The following are encoded in a window of Sinomonas cyclohexanicum genomic DNA:
- a CDS encoding DNA recombination protein RmuC encodes MDGTQILVAVLVAALVALFAFVVGWVGGATAARRRAAHDGGSLPALQSRLASAEASLAAASAERDLLARQNAALTSMDEQENTVLHALAPVAEKLGAVQRAVALLERDRVEQFGQLAQQLQEARASDVALLASAHSLTAALANNSARGTWGEVQLRRVVEAAGMLERVDFAEQVSTSGDTGAVRPDLVVMLPGSKQIVVDSKVPLGAYLKAQDHAQDLSPAGLAQRDRHLAEHAKAVKAHIDALGSKKYWEAVGSSPELVVCFLPAESFLAEALRADAGLLDYAFAKNVALASPATLMALLKGVAFGWRQELLTENARELFDLSTQLYGRLSTMGGHVARLGSSLKGSVERYNAFIGALESRVLPTARRISALDLGAPETLPDLPPVETTPRVLSASELLDEQMWRDNGIAPLPGTLGGGSGDVDTNSRSRADHAEGSRRQSA; translated from the coding sequence ATGGACGGAACTCAGATTCTCGTGGCAGTGCTGGTGGCGGCGCTCGTGGCATTGTTCGCCTTCGTTGTGGGCTGGGTGGGCGGCGCCACTGCGGCCCGGCGTCGGGCTGCGCACGACGGCGGCAGCCTCCCCGCGCTGCAGTCTCGCCTCGCGTCGGCGGAGGCCTCGCTCGCCGCGGCGTCGGCGGAGCGGGACCTCCTCGCGCGCCAGAACGCGGCGCTGACCTCAATGGACGAGCAGGAGAACACCGTGCTGCACGCACTCGCGCCCGTGGCGGAGAAGCTCGGCGCGGTACAGCGGGCGGTGGCCCTGCTCGAGCGGGACCGCGTCGAGCAGTTCGGTCAGCTCGCCCAGCAGCTTCAGGAGGCTCGCGCGTCCGACGTCGCGCTGCTGGCTTCCGCGCACTCCCTCACCGCGGCGCTGGCTAACAACTCCGCGCGCGGCACGTGGGGGGAGGTCCAGCTGCGCAGGGTCGTCGAGGCCGCGGGCATGCTTGAGCGGGTCGACTTCGCGGAGCAGGTGTCTACCTCCGGGGACACCGGCGCCGTGCGCCCAGACCTCGTGGTGATGCTGCCCGGGAGCAAGCAGATCGTGGTCGACTCCAAGGTCCCCCTCGGGGCGTACCTCAAGGCGCAGGACCACGCCCAGGACCTGAGCCCGGCCGGCCTCGCCCAGCGGGACCGGCACCTCGCCGAGCACGCGAAGGCCGTCAAGGCCCACATCGACGCGCTCGGGTCGAAGAAGTACTGGGAGGCGGTCGGGTCCAGCCCGGAGCTCGTGGTCTGCTTCCTCCCGGCCGAGTCATTCCTCGCCGAGGCGCTCCGGGCCGATGCCGGGCTGCTCGACTATGCGTTCGCCAAGAACGTCGCGCTCGCCTCCCCCGCGACGCTCATGGCGCTGCTCAAGGGCGTGGCGTTCGGGTGGCGGCAGGAGCTCCTGACGGAGAACGCCCGCGAGCTGTTCGACCTGTCGACCCAGCTCTATGGGCGCCTGAGCACCATGGGCGGCCATGTGGCCCGGCTCGGTTCCTCGCTCAAGGGGTCGGTGGAGAGGTACAACGCGTTCATCGGGGCCCTCGAGTCCCGCGTGCTGCCCACCGCACGTCGGATCAGCGCGCTGGACCTCGGCGCGCCCGAGACGCTTCCCGATCTGCCTCCCGTCGAGACGACGCCTCGCGTCCTCTCGGCCAGCGAGCTTCTGGACGAGCAGATGTGGCGGGACAACGGCATCGCTCCCCTCCCCGGAACGCTCGGGGGCGGCTCTGGGGACGTGGACACAAACTCCCGCAGCCGAGCTGATCATGCCGAGGGTTCGCGACGGCAGTCGGCCTGA
- a CDS encoding 4-hydroxy-3-methylbut-2-enyl diphosphate reductase, producing MSSTSVSLSMPTVPRQRRTPEDVASAGPVTGEKKVLLAAPRGYCAGVDRAVIAVEKALEHYGAPVYVRKQIVHNRHVVETLEERGAVFVDETDEVPEGALVVFSAHGVSPAVVRSAEDRGLRTIDATCPLVTKVHREAVRFAKDDYEILLIGHEGHEEVEGTYGEAPENTQIVNSPEEADTIQVKDPDKLIWLSQTTLSVDETMDTVRRLRERFPNLQDPPSDDICYATSNRQAAIKKIAPEADLVIVVGSSNSSNSVRLMEVALEYGAKAAHRVDFAKEVDESWFEGVTTIGLTSGASVPEVLVQDVLRLAAEYGYGTVEEVVTAEEDILFSLPKELRATLKENGDSSRGLGGRGQRPQN from the coding sequence ATGAGCTCCACCTCCGTTTCCCTTTCCATGCCCACGGTGCCGCGGCAGCGCCGCACGCCCGAGGATGTGGCCTCGGCGGGTCCGGTCACCGGTGAGAAGAAGGTCCTGCTCGCCGCGCCGCGTGGCTACTGCGCGGGTGTGGACCGGGCGGTGATCGCGGTGGAGAAGGCCCTCGAGCACTACGGTGCCCCCGTGTACGTGCGCAAGCAGATCGTCCACAACCGCCATGTTGTCGAGACCCTCGAGGAGCGCGGCGCAGTCTTCGTGGACGAGACCGATGAGGTTCCCGAGGGAGCGCTCGTCGTCTTCTCCGCGCACGGGGTGAGCCCCGCCGTCGTGCGCTCGGCGGAGGACCGGGGCCTGCGGACCATCGACGCGACGTGTCCGCTCGTGACCAAGGTTCACCGCGAGGCCGTGCGCTTCGCCAAGGACGACTACGAGATCCTCCTCATCGGGCACGAGGGCCACGAGGAGGTCGAGGGAACCTACGGCGAGGCCCCGGAGAACACCCAGATCGTGAATTCGCCGGAGGAGGCGGACACAATCCAGGTGAAGGATCCGGACAAGCTCATCTGGCTCTCCCAGACAACGCTTTCCGTCGACGAGACGATGGACACGGTCCGCCGGCTGCGCGAGCGGTTCCCGAACCTGCAGGACCCGCCCAGCGACGACATCTGCTACGCGACCTCCAACCGCCAGGCCGCGATCAAGAAGATCGCCCCCGAGGCCGATCTCGTGATCGTGGTCGGGTCCTCCAACTCGTCGAACTCCGTCCGCCTCATGGAGGTGGCCCTCGAGTACGGTGCCAAGGCCGCCCATCGGGTCGACTTCGCCAAGGAAGTGGACGAGTCATGGTTCGAGGGGGTCACGACCATCGGCCTTACCTCAGGTGCCTCCGTACCGGAGGTCCTCGTCCAGGACGTCCTGCGGCTCGCCGCCGAGTACGGCTACGGCACGGTCGAGGAGGTCGTGACCGCTGAGGAGGACATCCTGTTCTCCCTGCCGAAGGAGCTGCGCGCCACGCTCAAGGAGAATGGCGACAGCAGCCGTGGCCTCGGCGGCCGAGGACAGCGCCCCCAGAACTGA
- a CDS encoding tyrosine-type recombinase/integrase, whose protein sequence is MKASETPDLGVLLPSWVLTLRAERKSPATIRTYTDGIGAFLAWADTTGTPAVLDRRTVTAFCAHLVDEGREGATVRARQLALRRFSAWLTEEGEIPQDRLLGIKPAKLDQKVVDPLTEDQLKAMLKACSGSSFMDRRDEAMLRLMAETGMRAGECVALEARDLDLMAGTVVIRRGKGGKGRVVPFGPQTARALDRYRRARAQHPMADTAPFWLAVRSRSFGYDGLRKALVTRAKAAGIEGFHPHQLRHTAAHRWLAAGGSEGGLMAVAGWSRPDMLVRYTKARASERAATEARSLNLGDL, encoded by the coding sequence ATGAAGGCGAGCGAGACCCCGGACCTAGGCGTCCTCCTGCCGTCCTGGGTGCTCACACTCCGCGCCGAGCGCAAGAGCCCCGCAACGATCCGCACCTATACCGACGGCATCGGCGCGTTCCTCGCGTGGGCCGACACCACTGGCACGCCGGCCGTTCTCGACCGCCGCACCGTCACCGCGTTCTGTGCTCACCTTGTGGACGAGGGCCGAGAGGGTGCCACTGTCCGCGCGCGTCAGCTCGCGCTGCGCCGATTCTCCGCATGGCTCACGGAAGAGGGCGAGATCCCTCAGGACCGGCTCTTGGGCATCAAGCCGGCCAAGCTCGACCAGAAGGTGGTGGATCCCCTAACCGAGGACCAGCTCAAGGCCATGCTCAAGGCGTGCAGCGGATCTAGCTTCATGGACCGCCGGGACGAAGCCATGCTCAGGCTCATGGCCGAGACCGGGATGCGCGCCGGGGAGTGCGTGGCCCTCGAGGCAAGAGACCTCGACCTCATGGCCGGAACCGTCGTGATCCGCCGAGGCAAGGGCGGCAAGGGCCGCGTGGTCCCGTTCGGCCCGCAGACCGCTAGGGCCCTCGACCGCTACCGCCGCGCGAGGGCACAGCATCCCATGGCGGACACGGCCCCGTTCTGGCTCGCCGTCCGCAGCCGCAGCTTCGGTTACGACGGCCTCCGCAAGGCCCTTGTGACGCGCGCGAAAGCCGCGGGCATAGAAGGCTTCCACCCTCACCAGCTCCGCCACACGGCAGCCCACAGGTGGCTTGCCGCGGGCGGTTCCGAGGGCGGCCTCATGGCCGTCGCGGGCTGGTCCCGACCCGACATGCTCGTGCGCTACACCAAGGCCCGCGCCTCGGAGCGCGCCGCCACCGAAGCACGATCACTGAACCTAGGAGACCTGTGA
- a CDS encoding IS1634 family transposase: protein MAWIRRVRTASGATAVQIAESVDGRRRIVAHVGSAHTEAELGLLVERARELLDDPGQGELDLGLAPAAPRTALIGPPGEPALFENPGTPVPGRSAVAPPRVVATASRVLFDTLAAVFDDLGFDALADEVFRDLVVARIVEPTSILDTARVLGDLGVRPASEKTMRRTLSRAHRGSYRDQIARACFEHAAASGDVSLCLYDVTTLYFEAEKEDGLRKVGYSKERRVDPQIVVGLLVDREGFPLEIGCYEGNRAEQTTIIPIVKQFQDRHGIGDMVVVADAGMLSAANLTALEEAGLRFIVGSRAVKAPLDLASHFRWHGDAFTDAQVIDTITPRTGRRSENNELLRAEPVWDPETHPGSWRAVWAYSAKRAVRDGKTLTLQEDRARAVIAGEKAARAPRFVKTSGDGHTLDEAALARARRLVGLKGYVTNIPAHLMPAGEVIASYHELWHVEQSFRMSKTDLAARPMFVRTRDAIEAHLTIVFTALAVSREAQTRTGLAIRNIVRQLRPLRSATVASNGTTQTIAPHIDPDRQAIIDALTTGKSQALSK from the coding sequence GTGGCATGGATTCGGCGGGTTCGGACGGCCTCCGGGGCGACGGCCGTGCAGATCGCCGAGTCCGTCGACGGGCGGCGGCGGATCGTGGCCCACGTCGGCTCGGCCCATACCGAGGCTGAGCTCGGGCTCCTGGTCGAGCGGGCGCGGGAGCTGCTGGACGACCCCGGCCAGGGCGAGCTCGACTTGGGCCTGGCCCCTGCTGCGCCCAGGACTGCACTGATCGGCCCGCCCGGGGAGCCGGCGCTCTTCGAGAACCCGGGGACACCGGTGCCAGGGCGATCGGCGGTTGCCCCGCCACGGGTGGTCGCCACCGCCTCACGGGTCCTCTTCGACACGCTCGCGGCGGTGTTCGACGACCTCGGCTTCGACGCCCTCGCCGACGAGGTGTTCCGGGACCTGGTGGTCGCCCGGATCGTGGAGCCGACCTCCATCCTGGACACCGCCCGCGTGCTGGGCGACCTGGGCGTGCGCCCGGCGAGCGAGAAGACGATGCGGCGCACCCTGTCCCGCGCGCACAGGGGCAGCTACCGGGACCAGATCGCCAGGGCGTGCTTCGAGCACGCCGCGGCCAGCGGCGATGTCTCGCTGTGCCTGTACGACGTGACGACCCTGTACTTCGAGGCCGAGAAGGAAGACGGGCTGCGGAAGGTCGGCTACTCCAAGGAACGCCGGGTCGACCCGCAGATCGTCGTCGGCCTGCTCGTGGACCGGGAAGGGTTCCCGCTGGAGATCGGCTGCTACGAGGGCAACAGGGCCGAGCAGACCACGATCATCCCGATCGTGAAGCAGTTCCAGGACAGGCATGGCATCGGGGACATGGTCGTGGTCGCCGACGCCGGCATGCTCTCCGCGGCCAACCTCACCGCGCTCGAGGAGGCGGGCCTGCGCTTCATCGTCGGCTCCCGCGCCGTCAAGGCCCCGCTGGACCTGGCCTCCCACTTCCGCTGGCACGGCGACGCGTTCACCGACGCGCAGGTCATCGACACCATCACGCCCAGGACCGGCCGGCGCAGCGAGAACAACGAGCTCCTGCGCGCCGAACCCGTCTGGGACCCCGAGACGCACCCCGGCTCCTGGCGGGCCGTGTGGGCCTACTCGGCCAAGCGGGCCGTGCGGGACGGCAAGACCCTGACACTGCAGGAGGACCGCGCCCGGGCGGTCATCGCCGGCGAGAAGGCCGCCCGCGCCCCGCGGTTCGTCAAGACCAGCGGCGACGGGCACACCCTGGACGAAGCCGCCCTGGCCCGCGCCCGCCGCCTGGTCGGGCTCAAGGGCTACGTGACCAACATCCCCGCGCACCTCATGCCCGCCGGCGAGGTCATCGCCTCGTACCACGAGCTCTGGCATGTCGAGCAGTCCTTCCGGATGTCCAAGACCGACCTCGCCGCGCGACCCATGTTCGTCCGCACCCGCGACGCGATCGAGGCCCACCTGACCATCGTCTTCACCGCCCTCGCAGTCTCCCGCGAGGCCCAGACCCGCACCGGCCTCGCGATCCGCAACATCGTCCGCCAGCTCAGGCCCCTGCGCTCAGCCACCGTCGCCTCCAACGGCACCACCCAGACCATCGCGCCCCACATCGACCCCGACCGGCAGGCCATCATCGACGCCCTCACCACCGGGAAATCTCAGGCACTAAGCAAATGA
- a CDS encoding DNA primase family protein produces MAYRLAMANAGHLMYVRGIGWHVWDGQRWAEDEKDAAKNAVLEVLRAALAESLTDKELRPDVRRCESASGINGVLDIASALPGLRASIAELDADPFLINCANGTLDLRTRTVREASPADRITKLARGAYDPAADRTVWEAFLERILPDAAERSYLQRVIGQAAYGRVREHLFPVLTGTGQNGKGTTYEAILHALGDYGTVVDPAMLMAGDRSGGPEMMTLLGARLVIGSETEEGRKLDAATMKRLTGGDTLTARRLYQEPVTWAPTHQLVYVTNHLPQVKGNDPAVWRRLRIVPFDVVIPDSEKDGKLPERLQLAADAILTWAIEGWFDYEDRGGMDEPENVLNATDKYQTESDAVKRFTNDQDECVLNPHVHAGTRDLHMA; encoded by the coding sequence ATGGCGTACCGGCTCGCGATGGCCAACGCCGGGCATCTCATGTACGTGCGCGGCATCGGCTGGCATGTTTGGGACGGCCAGCGGTGGGCCGAGGACGAGAAGGACGCGGCGAAGAATGCCGTCCTCGAGGTTCTCCGCGCCGCGCTGGCCGAGTCCCTGACCGACAAGGAGCTCCGGCCGGACGTGCGCCGTTGCGAGTCGGCATCCGGCATCAACGGCGTCCTCGACATCGCGTCCGCCCTTCCAGGACTCCGCGCCTCCATCGCCGAGCTCGACGCGGACCCATTCCTGATCAACTGTGCCAACGGGACGCTCGACCTCCGCACGCGCACCGTGCGCGAAGCCTCCCCAGCGGACAGGATCACGAAGCTGGCCCGCGGCGCATACGACCCGGCCGCCGACCGCACGGTCTGGGAGGCGTTCCTCGAGCGCATCCTCCCCGATGCGGCCGAACGGTCCTATCTCCAGCGCGTGATCGGGCAGGCAGCCTACGGCAGGGTGCGCGAGCACCTGTTCCCCGTGCTCACCGGCACCGGGCAGAACGGCAAGGGCACCACCTATGAGGCGATCCTCCATGCGCTCGGAGACTACGGGACCGTCGTGGACCCCGCCATGCTCATGGCCGGCGACAGGTCAGGCGGGCCCGAGATGATGACCCTGCTCGGGGCGCGTCTCGTGATCGGCTCCGAGACCGAGGAGGGCCGCAAGCTCGACGCCGCGACCATGAAGCGGCTCACGGGCGGCGACACGCTCACGGCCCGGCGCCTCTACCAGGAGCCCGTGACGTGGGCGCCGACGCACCAGCTCGTCTACGTCACGAACCACCTTCCCCAGGTCAAGGGCAATGACCCGGCAGTGTGGCGGCGTCTGCGCATCGTCCCGTTCGATGTGGTGATCCCGGACTCGGAGAAGGACGGCAAGCTCCCCGAGAGGCTCCAGCTCGCCGCGGACGCGATTCTCACGTGGGCGATTGAAGGATGGTTCGACTACGAGGACCGCGGCGGCATGGATGAACCGGAGAACGTCCTCAACGCGACCGACAAATACCAGACCGAATCCGACGCCGTGAAGCGGTTCACAAACGACCAAGACGAATGCGTGCTAAACCCCCACGTTCACGCCGGCACCCGCGATCTGCACATGGCGTAG
- a CDS encoding HNH endonuclease: protein MATSRTGTTRWLKVRAQALRLARLNGVTHCMFCRVELDYKQGRTPRSAEVDHLVPHSRGGEDVLENCAVICRRCNQSKGNRAAPSQVTVLAAKPLKVSRRWS, encoded by the coding sequence ATGGCGACCAGTCGCACAGGCACCACGCGATGGCTCAAGGTCAGGGCCCAGGCACTCAGGCTAGCCCGGCTCAACGGCGTCACGCACTGCATGTTCTGCCGCGTCGAGCTCGACTACAAGCAAGGACGGACACCTCGGAGCGCCGAGGTCGACCATCTCGTGCCTCACTCCCGAGGAGGCGAAGACGTCCTTGAGAACTGCGCGGTAATCTGCCGCCGCTGCAACCAGTCGAAGGGCAACCGCGCCGCGCCCAGCCAGGTCACCGTACTGGCAGCCAAGCCGCTGAAGGTCAGCCGGCGGTGGTCGTGA
- a CDS encoding terminase: MTAPDVPSGLRAPGRKLWKAVVDDYERGEHELVVLLEAARTVDALDALEAIVRTEGVTNVSPQGVRAHPALVEARNQRVTLAKLVASLRIPLDDAEAVGRTQQRVGVRAVSGLK, from the coding sequence ATGACTGCCCCAGATGTACCCTCAGGGCTCCGAGCACCCGGCCGGAAGCTCTGGAAAGCGGTTGTCGACGACTATGAGCGGGGGGAGCACGAGCTCGTGGTCCTCCTCGAGGCGGCCCGGACGGTGGACGCGCTGGATGCCCTCGAGGCGATCGTCAGGACCGAGGGCGTCACGAACGTGTCGCCGCAGGGAGTGAGGGCCCATCCTGCCCTGGTCGAGGCGCGGAACCAACGCGTGACGCTGGCCAAGCTTGTGGCCTCGTTGCGGATCCCGCTGGACGACGCCGAGGCCGTGGGCCGCACCCAACAGCGCGTGGGCGTCCGTGCAGTCTCGGGCCTGAAGTGA
- a CDS encoding DUF2335 domain-containing protein has translation MASDIERVNDDPQPEGRVDGYFQPELDAGSPQQIFAYEYRHSGPLPSAADLAAYKAIDPELPREILEMAKREQSHRHQMDRDELREGVSVTKRGQSLGFWIAVVVMAVAVVLGLAGQPWVAGLLGTVDLVALVTVFVLGRSERKPEQ, from the coding sequence GTGGCTTCTGACATCGAGAGGGTCAATGATGACCCTCAGCCTGAAGGCCGAGTCGATGGGTACTTCCAGCCAGAGCTGGACGCAGGATCGCCGCAGCAGATCTTCGCATATGAGTACAGGCACAGCGGCCCGCTTCCTTCAGCCGCAGACCTCGCGGCATATAAGGCGATCGACCCCGAGCTACCTCGTGAAATCCTTGAGATGGCCAAGCGAGAACAGAGCCATCGGCATCAGATGGACCGGGATGAGTTGCGCGAAGGCGTTTCCGTCACGAAACGTGGGCAGAGCTTGGGCTTTTGGATTGCCGTCGTCGTCATGGCAGTTGCCGTTGTGCTCGGACTAGCCGGCCAACCATGGGTCGCTGGCCTGCTTGGGACAGTTGATCTAGTAGCGCTGGTGACCGTATTTGTGCTGGGACGAAGCGAACGAAAGCCGGAACAGTGA
- a CDS encoding IS256 family transposase codes for MTVAPNSIDPARFLEEHLAQASPDLLREMMRTFVNALLSADADAVCGASYGTASPERVNRRNGYRHRDFDTRAGTIDVAIPKLRAGSYFPDWLLERRRRAEAALTTVVANCYLLGVSTRRMEKLVQTLGITGLSKSQVSEMAKDLDAQVEAFRTRPLDAGPYTFVAADALTMRVREGGRVVKVAVLVATGVNAEGYREVLGLQVSSAEDGAGWLGFFRDLVARGLTGVKLVTSDAHAGLVAATGATLPGAAWQRCRTHYAANLMSTTPKSSWPWVKTLLSTVFDQPDAEAVHAQFDRVLETLEHKLPKAFAHLEDAREEILAFTAFPKSIWRQIWSNNPNERLNREIRRRTDVVGIFPDRDSIIRLVGAVLAEQHDEWAEQRRYFGLDALTHARRVGEPDPEEEDPTAELHTLTA; via the coding sequence ATGACCGTCGCACCCAACAGTATCGATCCTGCCCGTTTCCTCGAAGAGCATCTGGCCCAGGCCTCTCCGGACCTGCTGCGGGAGATGATGAGGACGTTCGTCAACGCACTGCTCTCCGCAGACGCCGACGCGGTCTGCGGAGCCTCCTACGGCACCGCCAGCCCGGAGCGCGTGAACCGGCGCAACGGGTACCGGCACCGTGACTTCGACACCCGCGCCGGCACGATCGACGTCGCGATCCCGAAGCTGCGGGCCGGGTCGTACTTCCCGGACTGGCTGCTGGAGCGGCGCCGCCGTGCCGAGGCAGCCCTGACCACCGTGGTGGCCAACTGCTACCTCCTGGGCGTCTCCACGAGGCGGATGGAGAAACTCGTCCAGACCCTCGGGATCACCGGCCTGTCCAAGTCCCAGGTCTCGGAGATGGCCAAGGACCTCGACGCCCAGGTCGAGGCCTTCCGCACCCGGCCCCTGGATGCGGGCCCATACACTTTCGTCGCCGCGGACGCGCTGACCATGCGGGTGCGCGAGGGCGGGCGTGTGGTCAAGGTCGCGGTCCTGGTCGCCACGGGGGTCAACGCCGAGGGCTACCGCGAAGTCCTTGGCCTGCAGGTCAGCTCCGCCGAGGACGGAGCCGGCTGGCTGGGGTTCTTCCGCGACCTCGTCGCCCGGGGCCTGACCGGGGTCAAGCTCGTCACCTCCGACGCCCACGCCGGTCTGGTCGCCGCGACGGGGGCGACGCTGCCCGGCGCCGCCTGGCAGCGCTGCCGCACCCACTACGCCGCCAACCTCATGTCCACCACGCCCAAGAGCTCCTGGCCCTGGGTCAAGACGCTCCTGAGCACCGTCTTCGACCAGCCCGACGCCGAGGCCGTGCACGCCCAGTTCGACCGCGTCCTGGAGACCCTCGAGCACAAGCTCCCCAAGGCCTTCGCCCACCTCGAGGACGCCCGCGAGGAGATCCTGGCGTTCACCGCATTCCCGAAGTCCATCTGGCGCCAGATCTGGTCGAACAACCCCAACGAGCGGCTCAACCGCGAGATCCGCCGGCGCACCGACGTCGTGGGCATCTTCCCCGACCGGGACTCCATCATCCGCCTCGTCGGCGCCGTACTGGCCGAGCAGCACGACGAATGGGCCGAACAGCGCCGCTACTTCGGCCTCGACGCCCTCACCCACGCACGCCGCGTCGGCGAACCCGACCCCGAAGAGGAGGACCCCACCGCCGAGCTCCACACCCTCACCGCATAA
- the xseA gene encoding exodeoxyribonuclease VII large subunit — translation MEERTSEGWGEGQNAGPDGSSGERPASTLPERAADTTPENPWPLHVLSRKLKEHIERSPQVWIEGQVIEMNRRGQTAYLTLRDVDAEISLPASAWGTVMARLREPVQRGSRVVALVKPEMWLKTGRLNMAVRDMRPVGLGDLLARIENLRQALGGEGLFSESRKKPLPLLPHRIGLITGRDSDAKKDVLRNAALRWPAVAFEIREVAVQGVNAVSEVMAALRELDSHQDVDVIVIARGGGSLEDLLPFSNEALVRAVSDARTPVVSAIGHEADRPILDDVADLRASTPTDAAKRIVPDVAEELLRVRQCRDRIDRQVRLFVERESERLASIRSRPVLAAPQTMVQGRHEELERLRVRSHAAVSGAVVRAADAVAHLRAQVRALSPQQTLDRGYSVVQILDGPAAAVVRSPGDAPAGTALRVRLARGTIAAHSDGELPDITHRGDQTAPAQKGPSHE, via the coding sequence ATGGAAGAACGCACGAGCGAAGGCTGGGGCGAAGGCCAGAACGCCGGCCCAGATGGCTCCTCCGGCGAGCGCCCGGCCTCGACGCTGCCGGAGCGCGCCGCGGACACCACGCCGGAGAACCCGTGGCCGCTGCACGTGCTCTCCCGCAAGCTCAAGGAGCACATTGAGCGCTCGCCGCAGGTGTGGATCGAGGGCCAGGTCATCGAGATGAACCGCCGGGGCCAGACGGCATACCTGACGCTGCGGGACGTCGACGCCGAGATCTCACTGCCCGCCTCGGCGTGGGGCACCGTGATGGCACGCCTGCGGGAGCCGGTCCAACGGGGCTCCCGCGTGGTGGCCCTCGTGAAGCCCGAGATGTGGCTCAAGACGGGGCGCCTCAACATGGCGGTGCGGGACATGCGCCCGGTGGGCCTCGGCGACCTCCTGGCCCGCATCGAGAACCTCCGACAGGCCCTCGGCGGGGAGGGCCTCTTCTCCGAGTCGCGCAAGAAGCCGCTGCCCCTGCTCCCCCACCGGATCGGCCTCATCACGGGGCGCGACTCCGACGCCAAGAAGGACGTGCTCCGCAACGCGGCCCTGCGTTGGCCGGCCGTGGCCTTCGAGATCCGCGAGGTCGCCGTCCAGGGGGTCAACGCCGTCTCCGAGGTCATGGCCGCCCTCCGGGAGCTCGACTCCCACCAAGACGTGGACGTGATCGTGATCGCCCGCGGCGGCGGCTCGCTCGAGGACCTGCTCCCGTTCAGCAACGAGGCGCTCGTCCGTGCCGTCTCCGACGCCCGGACCCCGGTGGTGAGCGCGATTGGCCACGAGGCCGACCGCCCCATCCTCGACGACGTGGCTGACCTGCGTGCCTCGACCCCCACGGACGCGGCCAAGCGGATCGTCCCCGACGTGGCCGAGGAGCTCCTGAGGGTGAGGCAGTGCAGGGACCGGATCGACCGGCAGGTCCGGCTCTTCGTGGAGCGCGAGTCCGAGCGGCTCGCCTCGATCCGCAGCCGACCGGTACTCGCGGCCCCGCAGACCATGGTGCAGGGACGCCACGAGGAACTCGAGAGGCTCCGGGTGAGGTCGCACGCGGCGGTGAGCGGCGCCGTCGTGCGCGCTGCCGACGCCGTGGCTCACCTGCGGGCACAAGTCCGCGCCCTCTCCCCGCAGCAGACGCTCGACCGCGGCTACTCCGTGGTGCAGATCCTCGACGGGCCCGCCGCCGCCGTGGTGCGCTCGCCCGGAGACGCCCCGGCCGGGACCGCGCTGCGCGTCCGGCTCGCACGCGGCACCATCGCCGCGCACAGCGACGGCGAGCTCCCAGACATCACGCACCGCGGGGACCAGACCGCACCAGCCCAGAAAGGACCATCCCATGAGTGA